In Sphingobium sp. EP60837, one genomic interval encodes:
- a CDS encoding cation:proton antiporter produces the protein MELPFNAPQPYILILTGAGLLIALVAWLPLALKKLPLSLPIVCILIGAAIFCIPEIGWRPSPLSHPDVTERFSEFVVIIALMGAGLKLDRPFHWKRWAVTWRLLAVTMPLGILIIMLLAATLLGLPWAMALLLAASLAPTDPVLAADVQVGPPRTGEEDEVRFGLTSEAGLNDGLAFPFVQLAIALALASGGSEPWLERWLGVSVLWEITIGIIGGWLVGKLFGWLTFRVPAETKLAKTGDGLIAIAATFVSYGVMEILNCYGFLAVFVTALTLRASHRDHEFNVQMHDLTEQVERLAMMVLLLLFGGALVGGLLAPLRAMDVLLVLLIILVVRPLTGMIALLGFKADYFEKLTIAFFGIRGVGSFYYLAYGLNHMDVGDPEKMWAIVGLAALVSILLHGLTVTPAMRWLDRRQGRDPDGQ, from the coding sequence ATGGAATTGCCGTTCAACGCGCCCCAGCCCTATATCCTCATACTGACCGGCGCAGGGTTGCTGATCGCCCTTGTCGCCTGGCTGCCGCTTGCTTTGAAGAAACTGCCGCTTTCGCTTCCGATCGTCTGCATCCTGATCGGGGCGGCCATCTTCTGCATACCCGAAATAGGTTGGCGGCCGTCCCCGCTCAGTCATCCGGACGTCACCGAACGCTTCAGCGAATTTGTGGTGATCATCGCTCTCATGGGCGCGGGCCTGAAGCTGGATCGTCCGTTCCATTGGAAGCGCTGGGCGGTGACATGGCGGCTTCTGGCCGTCACGATGCCGCTGGGCATCCTAATCATCATGCTGCTGGCCGCCACGCTGCTGGGTCTGCCCTGGGCCATGGCTCTGTTGCTTGCCGCGAGCCTTGCGCCCACTGATCCCGTCCTTGCCGCAGACGTCCAGGTCGGACCGCCGCGCACCGGGGAAGAGGATGAAGTGCGCTTCGGGCTGACGTCTGAAGCGGGCCTCAACGATGGGCTGGCCTTTCCATTCGTCCAACTGGCCATTGCGCTTGCACTAGCGTCGGGTGGGAGCGAACCTTGGCTGGAGCGGTGGTTGGGAGTGAGCGTCCTGTGGGAAATCACGATCGGGATCATTGGCGGCTGGCTGGTCGGCAAACTGTTTGGCTGGCTGACATTTCGCGTGCCGGCCGAAACCAAGCTCGCCAAGACAGGGGACGGCCTTATCGCGATCGCCGCGACCTTTGTCTCATACGGCGTCATGGAGATCCTCAATTGCTACGGCTTTCTCGCTGTCTTCGTCACGGCGCTGACCTTGCGCGCGTCGCATCGCGATCATGAGTTCAATGTGCAGATGCACGACCTGACCGAGCAGGTCGAACGGCTGGCGATGATGGTCCTCTTGCTGCTGTTCGGCGGAGCCTTGGTAGGCGGTCTGCTTGCGCCGTTACGCGCGATGGACGTGCTGCTGGTCTTGCTCATCATTCTGGTCGTCCGTCCATTGACGGGAATGATCGCGCTGCTCGGTTTCAAGGCCGACTATTTCGAAAAGCTCACCATTGCCTTCTTCGGCATCCGCGGCGTGGGGTCCTTCTATTATCTGGCCTATGGCCTCAACCATATGGATGTCGGCGATCCAGAAAAGATGTGGGCGATCGTCGGCCTGGCCGCCCTCGTTTCAATCCTGCTCCACGGGCTGACTGTCACACCGGCGATGCGCTGGCTGGATCGGCGGCAAGGCCGGGACCCGGACGGGCAGTAG
- a CDS encoding BLUF domain-containing protein produces the protein MFRWFYISASRLVDDEADEVVCDIVNVSVARNRALGVTGALLFTGRNFAQYLEGPPRGVDQLRQSICLDMRHENIRTIAEGEYSHRRFVTWSLAYLPPPQLLSSRAEELLIAAEHDGEANVEALAQFLCEMTVKGRG, from the coding sequence ATGTTCAGATGGTTCTATATAAGTGCGAGCCGTCTGGTCGATGACGAGGCCGACGAGGTGGTGTGCGATATCGTCAACGTGTCGGTCGCCCGCAACCGCGCGCTTGGCGTTACCGGAGCGCTCCTGTTCACAGGCCGGAATTTCGCGCAATATCTGGAGGGTCCGCCCAGAGGGGTGGACCAGTTGCGGCAGAGCATCTGCCTGGACATGCGGCACGAGAATATCCGGACGATCGCCGAAGGAGAATATTCGCATCGACGATTTGTCACATGGTCCCTTGCTTATCTGCCTCCTCCACAACTTTTGTCATCAAGAGCCGAAGAGCTGTTGATCGCCGCCGAGCATGACGGCGAAGCAAATGTGGAGGCCCTGGCGCAGTTCCTGTGCGAAATGACGGTGAAGGGGCGGGGATGA
- a CDS encoding DUF1993 domain-containing protein, producing MTTLKDILAPTYMQMLGALSAWLGKIDEEKVQDGGAALLTARLASDMFPLSTQIRFACVQAQEGMFRLRQEVFPPSIEELLEEGRNAAERPGSIADALARIDSTIGIVKAAAADAPDLDPATPIAHRLPQGMVFDLTAEQYVRDWALPQFYFHVMTAYAILRAQGVDLGKADYVAHMFAYLRPGG from the coding sequence ATGACGACGCTTAAGGATATTCTCGCGCCCACTTACATGCAGATGCTGGGCGCGCTGTCGGCTTGGCTCGGCAAGATCGACGAGGAGAAAGTGCAGGATGGCGGCGCGGCGCTGCTCACCGCGCGGCTCGCGTCGGACATGTTCCCGCTCTCAACCCAGATCCGCTTCGCCTGCGTCCAAGCGCAAGAGGGCATGTTCCGGTTGCGGCAAGAAGTTTTCCCGCCGTCGATCGAGGAGTTGCTGGAGGAGGGACGCAACGCGGCGGAGCGCCCAGGCTCGATCGCCGACGCGCTGGCCAGGATCGACTCCACCATCGGCATCGTCAAGGCGGCCGCTGCAGACGCTCCAGACCTGGACCCGGCGACGCCGATCGCCCACAGGCTGCCGCAGGGCATGGTGTTCGACCTCACCGCGGAGCAATATGTCCGCGACTGGGCGCTGCCGCAATTCTACTTCCATGTGATGACTGCCTACGCGATCCTTCGCGCCCAGGGCGTCGATCTGGGAAAAGCGGACTATGTCGCGCACATGTTCGCTTATTTGCGGCCTGGCGGTTAG
- a CDS encoding glycerol-3-phosphate dehydrogenase: MLDEADCDLLVIGGGINGAGIARDGAGRGLRVIVLEAGDIARGTSSASTKLIHGGLRYLEHFEFGLVRESLAERERLWAIAPHIVRPMRFVLPHQDGLRPRWLLRLGLFLYDHIGGRKRLPATRTLDLRRHEAGGPLKPGFRTGFAYSDCWVDDARLVLLNLRDAADRGALVLPHTPATALERDGEIWRVTTHGGRIFRARAIVNAAGPSVLDILRLAHSESYVRTRLVRGSHIVVPRLFDHDFSYFFQLPDGRIFFAIPYERDFTLIGTTDADHDGPPLQVEPDPAEIAYLCDGANRYFGRQIAPSDVRWSFAGVRPLIDDGSGRPEASTRGYRLELSDPAAGPTLLSIFGGKLTTYRHLAENALALLSQRLPDVPLTGWTDSEPLPGGDFPMDGAAGLIARLRERYPFLGEAWSERLIRCYGTKSFDILSDAQAVEDCGRHFGHGLTEREVDHLMAREWAATAEDILWRRTKLGLRFTAEEAEGLAAWMKDKLGEEA; encoded by the coding sequence ATGCTGGACGAAGCGGACTGCGATCTGCTGGTCATCGGAGGAGGGATCAACGGCGCGGGCATAGCCCGCGACGGGGCTGGCCGGGGGTTGCGCGTTATCGTGCTGGAGGCAGGCGACATCGCGCGCGGAACGTCATCAGCCTCGACCAAATTGATCCATGGCGGGCTGCGCTATTTGGAACATTTCGAATTCGGGCTGGTGCGTGAATCCCTTGCCGAGCGGGAAAGGCTTTGGGCCATTGCACCTCATATCGTCCGTCCGATGCGCTTCGTCCTTCCCCATCAGGACGGGCTGCGGCCACGATGGCTGCTGAGGCTGGGCCTGTTCCTCTATGACCATATCGGCGGCCGCAAACGCCTGCCCGCCACCCGAACGCTCGATCTGCGCCGTCATGAGGCGGGTGGGCCGCTCAAACCCGGTTTCCGCACCGGCTTTGCCTATTCCGATTGCTGGGTCGATGACGCGCGCCTGGTGCTGCTGAACCTGCGCGACGCGGCGGATCGCGGCGCGCTGGTCCTGCCGCACACGCCCGCCACGGCGCTGGAGCGCGATGGTGAGATCTGGCGCGTGACGACCCATGGGGGCCGCATCTTTCGCGCCAGGGCCATCGTCAACGCAGCCGGCCCCTCAGTGCTGGACATATTGCGCCTCGCCCATTCGGAAAGCTATGTGCGGACGCGATTGGTGCGCGGCTCTCACATCGTGGTCCCGCGCCTGTTCGATCATGACTTTTCCTATTTTTTCCAGCTGCCCGACGGCCGCATCTTCTTCGCGATCCCTTATGAGAGAGACTTCACCCTGATCGGCACCACCGATGCCGATCATGACGGGCCGCCCCTGCAGGTCGAGCCTGACCCGGCGGAGATTGCCTATCTGTGCGACGGCGCAAACCGTTATTTCGGCCGCCAAATCGCTCCTTCAGACGTGCGATGGAGCTTTGCCGGGGTCCGCCCGCTCATCGACGACGGATCAGGCCGGCCGGAAGCATCGACACGGGGGTATCGGCTGGAGCTTTCCGATCCTGCCGCTGGCCCGACGCTCCTCAGCATTTTCGGCGGCAAGCTGACCACCTATCGCCACCTTGCGGAAAATGCGCTGGCCTTGCTGTCGCAGCGGCTGCCGGACGTTCCGCTCACCGGCTGGACCGACAGCGAACCGCTTCCTGGCGGCGACTTCCCCATGGACGGCGCTGCTGGCCTGATCGCACGGCTGCGGGAACGCTACCCCTTTCTGGGTGAGGCATGGAGCGAACGCCTGATCCGTTGCTATGGCACCAAGAGCTTCGATATCCTGAGCGATGCGCAGGCAGTCGAGGATTGCGGGCGGCATTTCGGCCATGGCCTGACGGAGCGCGAGGTCGATCATCTGATGGCGCGCGAATGGGCGGCAACGGCCGAGGACATTCTCTGGCGCCGCACGAAACTCGGCTTGCGCTTTACGGCCGAAGAGGCGGAAGGGCTCGCCGCCTGGATGAAAGATAAGCTGGGAGAAGAAGCATGA